ATGGAGCTCATGGAATACGGGGGGAGTTTGATTCTTCTTAAAATAGTTTAGCAGCCGTAAATATTCCTCTAATTCGTTCACCATATGATTAATGAAAGTTGGAGGAAGATGCATTTTCACTTTTCCTACCAAATGCTTTTCAAGTAGTCCTAATTTAAATTCCCGTAGTTTTACTGCCTCTTCGTCCGCCTTCTCAGTCAATTTTACAATATCTTCCGAATCGACATTATTTAAAAGAGTGTCAAAAATTCGAATAAAGTCAGATGCGATTTTTATATTTTCTTGTTCCATTGGTGCTAATGCCTCCAAAATAAATCGCGAATGGTCCCCCAAAATTTGAAGCCAAAACCGATGCTCAAACCTTGCTGTCTTCTCAAATACATCTACACCACTCATTTAATCACCTCCATAATTTAGAACTTAAACCTTTTAAAATGTTTATTCTCGTATCATTATGCTTATGAACAAACCATTGAAAAAGGATGTCTATGTTGGGGATCAGAATTCTAAAAAGGCTTGGGGTTGTCCGGAATGGTGAAGACTGTACCAAATGCTAACAAAATCACCTAACTAAAATAAAAGTACAGTACAGAAACCACACAAAAAAAATTCCAGGAACCCATTCGTACAGGGCCCTGGATCAATCAATTACTTAATAAGTATAAATACAACCATTTACTGTTTCCACTCAAAGACGTTAGCATTTTCTTCTCCACTAATTATTCTTTTTGCTCCCATAGCTAACGCTTCCAACTCATTTTCTCCGGGAACAAGGATAACAGGAGCTAGGAATTCAATATAAGATTTAATCCACTCAGTAATTCTTTTCGAATAAGCTAATCCGCCTGTTATGATAATACAATCAACTTTACCTTTAAGGACAGCAGCCATTTCTCCAATCCCTTTACTACTTTGGTAAGCTAATGCCTCCAAGATTAGTTCAGCCTCTTTATCACCACTATCAATTTTTCCCTCTATTTTTCTGACATCATTTGTACCTAGATAGGAAATAAGTCCGCCTTTCTTCCTATACTTTGCAAACATTTCATCCTCTGAGTTCTGGTAACATAAATGAATAACATCCTTGATAGCTAACCCACCAGTCCTTTCAGTTGAAAAAGGTCCCTCATCATCGGAAATTAGGTCGATAATTTGACCTTTTTGATGAGCACTAATGGTGGATCCTCCCCCTAAATGTGCAACAATAAAATTCTTTTCGTAGTAAGAGGCGTTCATTTCTTTGGCAACTTTCATTGCTACTGCTCTCATATTTAAGATATGACCAATACTCTTACGTTCGAGTCCATTTAACCCTGAGATTCTAGCTATATCTGTGAATTGGTCCACCGTAACAGGATCATAAATAAAAGCACGGCATCCTTTTTTTGCTATATCCGATATTCCCTGTGCGAGCGGGGCTCCAAGATTGGAAGCATGATCTACCACCGGTTGATATTTAAGGCAATCCAATATTCCTTTGTTTACCTCATAGGCTCCTGCTTTTACAGGAGGTAAT
The Neobacillus sp. PS3-40 genome window above contains:
- the buk gene encoding butyrate kinase — translated: MTYTILAINPGATSTKIGLFKDEEMIFKEDISYSLDDLKKYKNSNEQYEIRLDSVLSTLKKYDVDMKIIDAVVGRGGLLPPVKAGAYEVNKGILDCLKYQPVVDHASNLGAPLAQGISDIAKKGCRAFIYDPVTVDQFTDIARISGLNGLERKSIGHILNMRAVAMKVAKEMNASYYEKNFIVAHLGGGSTISAHQKGQIIDLISDDEGPFSTERTGGLAIKDVIHLCYQNSEDEMFAKYRKKGGLISYLGTNDVRKIEGKIDSGDKEAELILEALAYQSSKGIGEMAAVLKGKVDCIIITGGLAYSKRITEWIKSYIEFLAPVILVPGENELEALAMGAKRIISGEENANVFEWKQ